From Rhodopseudomonas palustris:
CCGTGGTGGGGTTCACCGCGACCGCCGGCTACGACCACACCGGCTCGCGGGCGGAGCGGGACGGTCAGTTCGTCGGGTTGCCGCTGGACCAGGACAACCAGTCATCGAAGACCGAGAAGAGGATCACCGAATGGGTCAGTCGGCTGAGCTGAACTGCGCGGCGCTGCAGATCTTCAATCATCATCTGTACGAACTCTCGAAAGGGATACGGCCGCTGGCGCTGATGACCATGACGGTCGAAGCCGCCGCTCCGGTGCTCGGGCGCCTTCAGGGGCGGGGCATCGCGCACTACGTCCACGAGGCGTGCCCCGATCGGGTGAACGTGGTGTTCGGCAGCAGGCTGGCCGTCAAGGCGGTCCGCCGCTTCCTGGTGGGGCCGCTGTGCGAATTGTCGGCCGAGCATGATTTCATGCTCGGCATCCTGCTCGGCTACGATCGCGAAATGCAGTGCGAACGTTTTCTCGGGCGTTGCGGGGACGCGGTCGAGACGGAGACCCCACTCGCAGTGACTGCCGAAACGCCGCTGGCGCTCGCTGCGGATCACAACGCGCTGGCGCTTTAGCTCAATTCGCGGCGTCCGGCATCGTCATTCCATTGCTGGATGAGGATGACAACGACGCCGCCATTGCGGCTGGGCCGCGTCCGCCGGTTGGCCGCGGCCCCGCACGTGTGCTCATTTCAGATGATGCACCGCTTGCCGCCCGTAGACCGGCGTCGGGATGCCCTCCATCCGCGCCTTGAGCTGCAACGCCAGGAATTGCGAGTAGTGCCGCGACTGGTGCAGATTGCCGCCGTGGAACCAGAGTCCCTCTTGTTGCGTCGGCTTCCACATGTTGCGCTGCTCGCCCTCCCAGGGTCCCGGGTCCTTGGTGGTGTTCGAGCCGAGCCCCCAGACTTTGCCGACTTTGTCGGCGACGTCCTGCGAGATCAGATCGGCGGCGAAGCCGTTCATCGAGCCGTAGCCGGTGGCGTAGACGACGAGATCAGCGGGAAGTTCGGTGCCATCGCTGAGGATGACCGCATGTTCGGTGAGCCGCGTCACGCCGACGCCGCTCTTCAGCTTGATGCGGCCGTCGGCGATCAATTCGCAGGCGCCGACGTCGATGTAGTAGCCGGAGCCGCGGCGCAGATATTTCATGAACAGGCCTGAATCGTCGTCGCCGTAGTCGAGCATGAAGCCGGCGGCTTCGAGTCGCCTGTAGAAGTCGGCGTCGCGTTCGCGAATCGCGTTGTAGACCGGGATCTGGAATTCGTGGAGGATCTTGTAGGGCAGCGAGGCGAAGATCAGATCGGCCTTCGCCGTAGTGATGCCGTTCTTTACCGCCTGTTCGGAATACAGCGCGGACAGGCCCAATTCCATCAGCGAGTCCGACTTCACGACGTGGGTCGACGAGCGCTGCACCATGGTGACGTCGGCGCCGGCCTCCCACAGCGCCGCGCAGATGTCGTGCGCGGAATTGTTGGAGCCGATCACCACCGCCTTCTTGCCCTTGTAGGCGTCCGGGCCGGGATGCTGCGAGGAGTGGTGCTGGTCGCCCTTGAAGAGATCCATGCCCTCGAAGTGCGGCATATTCGGCTTCGCCGACATGCCGGTGGCGAGCACGAGCTGTTTCGGCGTCAGGGTGATCTCCTGGCCGTCGCGCTCGACCACCACGGTCCATTGCTGCTTCGCTTCGTCGTACGAAGCGCGCTTGCAGACCGTGGAGCCCCAGTAGTTCAGCTCCATTACCTTGGCGTACATTTCCAGCCAGTCGCCGATCTTGTCCTTCGGGGCGAAAACCGGCCAGTTCGGCGGGAACGGCAGATAGGGCAGGTGGTCGTACCAGACCGGATCGTGCAGGCAGAGCGACTTGTAGCGCTTGCGCCAGCTATCGCCGGGCCGCTCGTTCTTCTCGATGATGATGGTCGGCACGCCGAGCTGGCGCAGCCGGGCGGCGAGTCCGATGCCGCCCTGGCCGCCGCCGATGATGACGCAATAGGGCTGGCGGCTGTTGCCGAGTTCGGCCGTCTCGGCGTCGCGCTCTTCCTTCCAGGTCTTGCGCGTCGGATCGACGCCGTGCTTGGCGCCCATCGGGCGATCGAAGCCGAGCGGCTCCTCGAAGCCCTTCAGCTCCGCCATGGTGGTGAGCAGCGTCCAGATCCGGCCGTCCTTCAGTCGCAGATGACCGAAGCCGCGCGCCACCGCGGTGTCGAACTGAACCCAGCTTTCGACGATGCCGTCGGCTTCGGTGGCGTCCTCGCCGTCTGCAATCCGCCAGTTCGATGGACGCGTATCGGCGAGCCTCGCAGCGAGCATGTCGCGAACCTGATCCTTGCCCTCCATCGTCTTGATGTTCCAGGTGAAGGAGACGAGGTCGCGCCAGTAGCAATCGGTTTGAAACAGCTCGACCGCGCGGTCGGGATCGTTGGCGCTCAGCGCTTCATCCAGCAGGGCGAGCAGGGTCGTGACTTTGCCGTTCGGCGCGGTGTCGAGCATGATGTCCTCCCGTTGATAGTTGTCGCGACGTGACGCTGCGGTCTCGTTGCGCCGATCCTATCACCGCGCGCCGGGAGTGCGAGCGCGAAGCGGGACGATGTTGAATTCGTGATGATGCGTAGTTGTGCGCCGCACTCAGTGCGGCGCCGCAGCGGTCCGGCGACGCTGGCGCTAGCCCCAGCTCTGCAGCTTGCGGAGCTGCGGCGTCTTCTTGTGCTGGTGGTCGGCCATCCGGCCGAGCAGGGTGTCGAGCTCGGTGATTGCCTTGAACAGATAGGGGCCCTTGTTGAGCATCACGCATTCGGCGCGCGCAGCCATCGCCGCGTCGGTCATCTCGCCACGCGAGGGCGTGCCCTTCTTGACCAGTTGTTCGAGCACCTGCGTGGCCCAGATCACCGGGATGTGCGCGGCTTCGCCGAGCCACAGAATTTCCTCCTGCATTTCGGCGAGGCGCGCGAAGCCGATCTCGACGGCGAGATCGCCGCGCGCGATCATCACCGCAGTCGGCTGCTGGCCTGCCGCCTGCACCAGAATGTCGGGCAGGTTGGCGACCGCCTCCGGCGTCTCGATCTTCAGCACCAGCGACAGCTTGCGCCAATCGTCCGGCCGGCGTTCGGCGAGCGCCGTCTGAAGCGTCTCGACGTCGGCGACCGATTGCACGAAGGAGAATTCGATGCCGTCGGCGTGGTCGGCGACGAAATCGAGATCGGTGCGGTCCTTGGCGGTGAGCGCCGGGATATCGAGCAGCGTGTCGGGGAAGTTGAGACCCTTTTCCGGCTTCAGCCGCAGGCCCTTGTCCGAGGTCGAGGTGACGCGCCCGACCAGTCCCCACGGCGTCTTGCGCTCGATGCGGATGCAGAGCTTGCCGTCGTCGACGAACACGCGCGCGCCGACCGCGCTGTTGATCAGCGGGTCGCTCAGGGTACATTCGACCGCGAAGTGATCCTCGGCGACGTCGATGCGGTGCAGCGAACCTGCGGCGACAATTGCGATCAGGTCTCCGGTGAGGATGCGTTCGCGCCCCTCGGGGGCGCGCGCGGCGCCGGTGCGGATCTTCGGACCGGCGATGTCCATCAGGATCTTCATCCGATGTCCGGTGGCTTCCTCGGCGACGTGCAGGTGGTTGATCATGCGCTGCCACGCATCGGCATCGTCGTGGGCGCAATTGATCCGCACCGCCTCGACCTTGCGCTCGGCGAGCCGCAGCATGAACGACGGATCGTCGGCGGCTTCGCTCGGGCAGGTCACCAGTAACGCAGTGGCGCGGCCGCTCGATGGTGCGCCGAACAGTTCCTCGCTGCGCTGGGCGAGGTCGTGCTCGCCCGCGAAGAACTGCCGCGGCGACGGTCGCAGCGCCTCCGGCTCGCCGCACAAGGCGGCCAGCGTGGCGCGCACCGCGAGCAGCGTCGGCATCACCCGGCTTTCCAGCCGGCCGAGCGACGACAGCCCGAGCGTCATCAGCGTGCGCTGCAGCGGCCGCAGATCGTGCCGGCGCAGCGCCAGATAATGCGCGAGATTGGCGGCGCTGGCGGCGAAGCCGGGGCGTTCGATCCGTTCGGCCCAGCCGGTGGTGCGCGGCCGGCTGTCGGCCTCGATCTCGGCGATCAGCCGGTCGAGTTTCTGCTTCAGGCGGACGATTTCGGTCGACATGGCGGCGCTCTTGAATCGCGGGCGGCCGAACCATCGACCGCATCCAGCCCGTCTAGGGGCCGTCCATGTAACTCCTGTGACAGCGTCGTGGCCGCGGGCTGCGACCTTATGCTCATCCGCTGTCCCGGCCGTCCTGCGCCGTCCACAGCGGTCTGAATTCGATTGCTTGACGGGGACGTGGTGGCCGCTCTGAATGCGTCTGTTCAACTCGTATGCGAGGCCCGTATTGTCCGTCACCGTCTTCGGCATCAAGAACTGCGACACCATGAAGAAGGCACGCGCCTGGCTCGACGGGCACGGCGTCGCCTACGTCTTCCATGACTACAAGGCCGCAGGCATCGACAAGGCGCAACTCGTGCGTTGGGCAGAGCAGGTCGGCTGGGAGAATTTGCTCAATCGCGCCGGCACGACCTTTCGGAAGCTGCCCGATGCCGACAAGGCGGAACTCACCGAAGCCAAGGCGATCGCGCTGATGCTGGCGCAGCCATCGATGATCAAGCGGCCCGTGCTGGAGACAAGCGCGACTCTGCTCGTTGGGTTTCGGCCCGAGGCCTATGCAAAGGCGTTCGGATGAGCGACGGCGCGTCGCCTTCATCGCGCGTTTGTGTGCGGGTGCCGGATTGTTTTCCACACCCGGGTGCTCATAAACGCTTGCCTGCATTGCATCTTGCGCGCGGCTTGGGAATAGCGGCATAGTCTGCCGAGAAAGACGGGCCAGCAGCACCTGCCAGGGTGCCCGGCACCGGATAGCAACAAAAAGTCGGCCGTGCGCGTGCCTTCGCCGCGGGACCGACAGGGGGACGATTTTCTTGGCTGATGATATCATCCTGGAAACGCACGGATTGACCAAGGAGTTTGCCGGCTTCTTCGCCGTCCGCGACGTCAATCTGCGTGTGCGACGTGGGCACATTCACGCACTGATTGGTCCGAACGGCGCCGGCAAGACCACCTGCTTCAACCTGCTCACCAAATTCCTGCACCCGTCGGCCGGCCAGATTCTCTACAAGGGGCAGGACATTACCGCGATGGCGCCGGCCGATGTGGCGCGGCTCGGGCTGGTGAGGTCGTTTCAGATTTCGGCGGTGTTTCCCCATCTGACAGCGCTGGAGAACGTTCGTGTGGCGCTGCAGCGCCAGCACGGCAGTTCGTTCGATTTCTGGCGCTCCAAGAACGTGCTCGACCGCTACAACCATCGGGCGCGCGAATTGCTCGACGACGTCGGCCTGAGCGAGTTCTCCGACACGCCGGCGGTCGAGATGCCCTACGGCCGCAAGCGCGCGCTGGAGATCGCCACCACGCTGGCGCTCGATCCGGAAATGATGCTGCTCGACGAGCCGATGGCCGGCATGGGCCACGAGGACATCGACAAGATCGCCGCGCTGATCAAGCGGATCTCGGCGAAATACACCATCCTGATGGTCGAACACAATCTCAGCGTCGTCGCCCATCTTTCGGATGTCATCACCGTGCTCACCCGCGGCCAGGTGCTGGCCGAAGGCCATTACAACGACCTGACCCAGGACGAGCGTGTCAAGGAAGCTTATCTCGGAGCTGGGCATGGCTGAGACGACGACTCTGGACCGCGCCGCCTCGGCGCCCGCTGGCACCGCGCTGCTGAGCGTGCGCGATTTGCAGGCGTGGTACGGCGAATCCCACATCCTGCACGGCATGAATTTCGAGGTCCGCACCGGCGAGGTGGTGACGCTGCTCGGCCGCAACGGCGCCGGCAAGACCACGACGCTGAAATCGGTGATGGGCATCATCGGCAAGCGCACCGGCACGATCACTTTCGACGGCCACGACATCAGCCGGGCTTCGTCGGACAAGATCGCGCGTCGCGGCATTGCGTTCTGCCCCGAGGAGCGCGGCATCTTCGCCAGCCTCGACGTCCGCGAGAACCTGATGCTGCCGCCGCAGGTGCGGCCGGGCGGCTTGTCGCTCGACCAGATCTTCGAACTGTTTCCCAACCTGCGCGAACGACTGAAGAGCCAGGGCACCAAACTGTCCGGCGGCGAGCAGCAGATGCTGGCGATCGCGCGCATCCTGCGCACCGGCGCGCGCTTCCTGATGCTCGACGAGCCGACCGAAGGTCTGGCGCCGGTGATCATCCAGCAGATCGGGCAAACCATCGCGCGGCTCAAGAAGGAAGGCTTCACCATTCTCCTGGTCGAGCAGAACTTCCGCTTCGCCGCGACGGTGGCCGATCGCTACTACGTGGTCGAGCACGGCAAGATCATCGACGGCTTCGCCAATTCGGAGCTCGAGGCCAACATGGACAAGCTTCACACCTATCTCGGCGTGTGAGCGCCGTGCCCTTCTTCTGATATCGCTGAGAGCTGGGAACCCTATGTCGATCAATATCCAGGCCCTGTTGGCGCAGCTTCTGGTCGGGCTGATCAACGGCTCGTTCTATGCACTTCTGAGTCTGGGCCTCGCCGTGATCTTCGGCATGCTCAACATCATCAACTTCGCCCACGGCGCGCTGTACATGATGGGCGCGTTCTGCGCCTATTTCCTGCTGAACCTGTTCGGCATCGGCTATTGGTGGGCGCTGATCCTGGCGCCGCTGATCGTCGGCGCGTTCGGCATGCTGATGGAACGAACGCTGCTGCAATGGCTGTCCGGGCTCGACCATCTCTACGGTCTGCTGCTCACTTTCGGCGTCGCGCTGATCATCCAGGGCCTGTTTCAGAACTATTTCGGCTCCTCCGGCCTGCCTTACGCGATCCCCGACGAACTCCGGGGCGGGATGAATCTGGGCTTCATGTTCCTGCCGATCTATCGCGGCTGGGTGGTGGTGTTCTCGCTGGTGGTGTGTTTGCTCACCTGGTACCTGATCGAGCGCACCCGGCTCGGCGCCAATCTGCGCGCTGCGACCGAAAATCCGACGCTGGTGCGCGCTTTCGGCATCAACGTGCCGCGGATGATCACGCTGACCTACGGGCTCGGCGTCGGTCTCGCCGCGCTCGCCGGCGTGCTGTCGGCGCCGATCAATCAGGTCCGGCCGCTGATGGGCGCGGACCTGATCATCGTGGTGTTCGCGGTGGTGGTGATCGGCGGCATGGGCTCGATCATGGGCTCGATCATCACCGGTTTCGCGCTCGGCGTGATCGAGGGCTTGACCAAATATTTCTACCCCGAGGCCTCCAACACCGTCGTATTCGTCCTGATGGTGCTGGTGCTCTTGGTCAAACCCTCGGGACTGACGGGACGGGCGACCTGACATGAGCACGATCACGCAAAACTCCGTTCCGGCCCCGTCGACGCGCCGCCCGGTGCGCGACGAGATGATCGCTTTCGCGCTGATGACGGTCGTGCTCGCGGTGGTGCCGTTCACCGGCGTCTATCCGTTCTTCGTGATGCAGGGCTTGTGCTTCGCGCTGCTGGCTTGCGCCTTCAATCTGCTGATCGGCTATGGCGGCCTGCTGTCGTTCGGTCACGCCATGTTCCTCGGCACCGCCGGCTACGTCACCGCCCACGCGCTGAAGGTGTGGGAGCTGCCGCCCGAACTGGGAATCGTCGTCGGCACCGCGGCGGCCTTCGGGCTCTCCGTCATCACCGGCCTGATCGCGATCCGCCGCCAGGGCATCTATTTCGCGATGATCACGCTCGCCCTGTCCCAACTGCTGTACTTCATCTATCTGCAGGCGCCCTTCACCCACGGCGAAGACGGCATCCAGGGCATTCCGCAGGGCAAGATGTTCGGCTTCATCGATCTGCAGAACTCCACCACGCTCTATTTCGTGGTGCTGGTCGGCTTCCTGCTCGGCTTTCTGATCATCTACCGCGCCATCAACTCGCCGTTCGGCGAGGTGCTGAAGGCGATCCGCGAGAACGAACCGCGCGCGATCTCGCTCGGCTACAAGACCGACCACTACAAGCTCCTGGCCTTCATCCTGTCGGGCACGCTGGCCGGCTTCGCCGGCGCGCTGAAAGTGTTCGTGGCGCAGAACGCCTCGCTGACCGACGTGCACTGGTCGATGTCCGGCGAAATCGTGCTGATGACGCTGGTCGGTGGCCTCGGCACCGTGTTCGGTCCGGTGGTCGGCGCCTTCGTGATCATCGCCATGCAGCAATATCTCGCGGGCTTCGGCCAGTGGGTCACGGTGATCCAGGGTGTGATCTTCGTCGCCTGCGTGCTGACCTTCCGCCGCGGCATCGTCGGCGAGATCGGGCACTACTTCAAGCGGTCGCTGTAAGCGGACCACCGGGCGCGGGATCGATCGGCGCTACCCTCCTGACAAAACCGCCGCGCAATCATCGTTGCGCGGCGGTCTGTCGTTGATGCTTAACCGAAGCGGCTATGCCTTCGGAAATATCTCTTATTTTGGC
This genomic window contains:
- a CDS encoding DUF2023 family protein; protein product: MGQSAELNCAALQIFNHHLYELSKGIRPLALMTMTVEAAAPVLGRLQGRGIAHYVHEACPDRVNVVFGSRLAVKAVRRFLVGPLCELSAEHDFMLGILLGYDREMQCERFLGRCGDAVETETPLAVTAETPLALAADHNALAL
- a CDS encoding NAD(P)/FAD-dependent oxidoreductase, yielding MLDTAPNGKVTTLLALLDEALSANDPDRAVELFQTDCYWRDLVSFTWNIKTMEGKDQVRDMLAARLADTRPSNWRIADGEDATEADGIVESWVQFDTAVARGFGHLRLKDGRIWTLLTTMAELKGFEEPLGFDRPMGAKHGVDPTRKTWKEERDAETAELGNSRQPYCVIIGGGQGGIGLAARLRQLGVPTIIIEKNERPGDSWRKRYKSLCLHDPVWYDHLPYLPFPPNWPVFAPKDKIGDWLEMYAKVMELNYWGSTVCKRASYDEAKQQWTVVVERDGQEITLTPKQLVLATGMSAKPNMPHFEGMDLFKGDQHHSSQHPGPDAYKGKKAVVIGSNNSAHDICAALWEAGADVTMVQRSSTHVVKSDSLMELGLSALYSEQAVKNGITTAKADLIFASLPYKILHEFQIPVYNAIRERDADFYRRLEAAGFMLDYGDDDSGLFMKYLRRGSGYYIDVGACELIADGRIKLKSGVGVTRLTEHAVILSDGTELPADLVVYATGYGSMNGFAADLISQDVADKVGKVWGLGSNTTKDPGPWEGEQRNMWKPTQQEGLWFHGGNLHQSRHYSQFLALQLKARMEGIPTPVYGRQAVHHLK
- a CDS encoding pyruvate kinase, with product MSTEIVRLKQKLDRLIAEIEADSRPRTTGWAERIERPGFAASAANLAHYLALRRHDLRPLQRTLMTLGLSSLGRLESRVMPTLLAVRATLAALCGEPEALRPSPRQFFAGEHDLAQRSEELFGAPSSGRATALLVTCPSEAADDPSFMLRLAERKVEAVRINCAHDDADAWQRMINHLHVAEEATGHRMKILMDIAGPKIRTGAARAPEGRERILTGDLIAIVAAGSLHRIDVAEDHFAVECTLSDPLINSAVGARVFVDDGKLCIRIERKTPWGLVGRVTSTSDKGLRLKPEKGLNFPDTLLDIPALTAKDRTDLDFVADHADGIEFSFVQSVADVETLQTALAERRPDDWRKLSLVLKIETPEAVANLPDILVQAAGQQPTAVMIARGDLAVEIGFARLAEMQEEILWLGEAAHIPVIWATQVLEQLVKKGTPSRGEMTDAAMAARAECVMLNKGPYLFKAITELDTLLGRMADHQHKKTPQLRKLQSWG
- a CDS encoding ArsC family reductase; translated protein: MRLFNSYARPVLSVTVFGIKNCDTMKKARAWLDGHGVAYVFHDYKAAGIDKAQLVRWAEQVGWENLLNRAGTTFRKLPDADKAELTEAKAIALMLAQPSMIKRPVLETSATLLVGFRPEAYAKAFG
- a CDS encoding ABC transporter ATP-binding protein, coding for MADDIILETHGLTKEFAGFFAVRDVNLRVRRGHIHALIGPNGAGKTTCFNLLTKFLHPSAGQILYKGQDITAMAPADVARLGLVRSFQISAVFPHLTALENVRVALQRQHGSSFDFWRSKNVLDRYNHRARELLDDVGLSEFSDTPAVEMPYGRKRALEIATTLALDPEMMLLDEPMAGMGHEDIDKIAALIKRISAKYTILMVEHNLSVVAHLSDVITVLTRGQVLAEGHYNDLTQDERVKEAYLGAGHG
- a CDS encoding ABC transporter ATP-binding protein, yielding MAETTTLDRAASAPAGTALLSVRDLQAWYGESHILHGMNFEVRTGEVVTLLGRNGAGKTTTLKSVMGIIGKRTGTITFDGHDISRASSDKIARRGIAFCPEERGIFASLDVRENLMLPPQVRPGGLSLDQIFELFPNLRERLKSQGTKLSGGEQQMLAIARILRTGARFLMLDEPTEGLAPVIIQQIGQTIARLKKEGFTILLVEQNFRFAATVADRYYVVEHGKIIDGFANSELEANMDKLHTYLGV
- a CDS encoding branched-chain amino acid ABC transporter permease, with product MQALLAQLLVGLINGSFYALLSLGLAVIFGMLNIINFAHGALYMMGAFCAYFLLNLFGIGYWWALILAPLIVGAFGMLMERTLLQWLSGLDHLYGLLLTFGVALIIQGLFQNYFGSSGLPYAIPDELRGGMNLGFMFLPIYRGWVVVFSLVVCLLTWYLIERTRLGANLRAATENPTLVRAFGINVPRMITLTYGLGVGLAALAGVLSAPINQVRPLMGADLIIVVFAVVVIGGMGSIMGSIITGFALGVIEGLTKYFYPEASNTVVFVLMVLVLLVKPSGLTGRAT
- a CDS encoding branched-chain amino acid ABC transporter permease, with product MSTITQNSVPAPSTRRPVRDEMIAFALMTVVLAVVPFTGVYPFFVMQGLCFALLACAFNLLIGYGGLLSFGHAMFLGTAGYVTAHALKVWELPPELGIVVGTAAAFGLSVITGLIAIRRQGIYFAMITLALSQLLYFIYLQAPFTHGEDGIQGIPQGKMFGFIDLQNSTTLYFVVLVGFLLGFLIIYRAINSPFGEVLKAIRENEPRAISLGYKTDHYKLLAFILSGTLAGFAGALKVFVAQNASLTDVHWSMSGEIVLMTLVGGLGTVFGPVVGAFVIIAMQQYLAGFGQWVTVIQGVIFVACVLTFRRGIVGEIGHYFKRSL